One part of the Coriobacteriia bacterium genome encodes these proteins:
- a CDS encoding acylneuraminate cytidylyltransferase family protein, with product MFDNKTIVAVIPARGGSKGIPKKNIKILRGHPLIAYTISAARKSRYVDAVIVSTDSEEIANVARRYGAEVPFVRPQGLASDTSKSIDVLVHARDVLVNMGRDYDVIVLMQPTSPLRSADEVDGAIEAFFSHGMMGTASVQLTSDNPILTRRLDEFGVLHPIIPISSTVRRQEMPPFYHVNGAIYVNDAHKINDHTSLNDNPISYVMNKDRSLDIDNIEDFLRAETILAKLDDPEPLEY from the coding sequence ATGTTTGATAATAAAACAATTGTTGCAGTGATACCAGCGCGCGGTGGTTCAAAAGGGATTCCCAAAAAAAATATCAAAATCCTACGAGGCCATCCTCTTATTGCATACACGATTTCTGCTGCAAGAAAAAGCAGGTATGTTGATGCGGTCATAGTGTCAACCGATAGCGAAGAAATAGCCAATGTGGCCAGAAGATACGGAGCAGAGGTGCCTTTCGTGCGACCACAGGGACTGGCCTCCGATACTTCGAAAAGTATCGACGTCCTTGTTCACGCAAGAGACGTGCTTGTGAACATGGGCCGCGATTACGACGTTATTGTTCTTATGCAACCAACGAGTCCTTTGCGCAGCGCTGACGAGGTTGACGGGGCAATCGAGGCTTTCTTCTCTCACGGCATGATGGGTACTGCTTCTGTACAGCTGACGTCAGATAATCCCATCTTAACTAGGCGTCTTGACGAATTTGGCGTACTGCACCCGATTATCCCAATTTCAAGTACTGTTCGACGCCAAGAGATGCCTCCTTTTTATCATGTAAATGGCGCTATCTATGTAAATGATGCTCATAAAATAAACGATCACACCAGTCTTAATGATAATCCGATTTCATATGTTATGAATAAGGATCGATCGCTCGATATCGATAACATCGAGGATTTCCTCCGCGCCGAGACGATCCTTGCCAAGCTTGATGATCCCGAACCGCTGGAATACTAG